The following nucleotide sequence is from Harmonia axyridis chromosome 5, icHarAxyr1.1, whole genome shotgun sequence.
AAATCGCTCACGATATCTGGTCTTGTCTGCATAAACGATCAGCCAGTATCTCAAACTCAATTGGCCGCTCAATCTGCTTATGTTCAGCAAGATGATCTTTTCATTGGGTTCCTTACTGTGAAAGAACATTTGATTTTCCAGGTAATTCTTTTTTATATCCTTTGGTCCGCAAAGAATATATGGAAGGTATAAAATCTAGAGTAAACTAACACAAGCACTGAACTCTTACCTGCCAAAagtttcaaaaattattctttcatcAAGTATTTGAAATACTAGTGGTTGAACAGAGTTGGAAaattatatgatttttggcCATGGTTCAGTTGGTGTTCTCCTGACATTTTGCCTAATTTTCAGGAATCTTTAATTTATCTACTCAATACGTAGATAATGAATATCTATATGCATTTCATTTTCAGTCTCTGGTAAGGATGGATGCAAAATTGACATATAAAGAACGGCTTCAGAGGGTTGAGGAAGTTATGGGAGAGGTAATATTTCATTAACTGTAAACGTATAAATTGATCACAGAGTTCCTATTTCAGCTTTCCTTGAAAAAATGCGAAAATGTACCAATTGGTGAACCTGGAGTAGTCAAAGGCATATCCGGTGGAGAAAGGAAGAGGCTAGCCCTTGCAGCTGAACTACTTACAAATCCATCCTTGCTTTTCTGCGATGAACCAACATCGGGTTTGGATTCATTCATGTCACTCAATGTGGTGCAAATGCTCAAGGCTATGGCGCAAACCGGTAGAACAGTTATATGCACACTGCATCAACCATCCTCTGAACTCTTCCAAATGTTCGATAAAATTGGCCTCATGGCCGAGGGAAGAACAGCTTTCTTAGGTACTCCAGCTGAAGCTGATAAATTCTTCACAAAGTAAGGTTTCTTCTTTTTATATCATAGGAATTCCTACGTCACAAACAAAAACggtgaacaactttgcttccgccgttttgcaatagatggctatagcggtaagtggtagtcgaaataaattgaTCGTAGATGTTATCATACAATAAACTTaagtattcgtaaacataaggccatcgaaatattagtcgatttatgtctgcatcataaagttattcttgattaaacatgtccGCTTACTTTAGccgaattctcgtcatttgcgggaggttttaattttctgttttaatatgaagatatctgcggctgaggctcatcgaatgctctcaaacacCTATGGCGAGTCCGCTATTGGTGGAAGAAAGTGCCGAGAGTGctgcttcaagaacgatgattttgatgtcgtagaccagcatggcggtggaagagaaaaggttttcaaagatgcagaattggacgCGTtagccaaactgaatattcacggttccaaagtcatgctcagtatttgagctaggcgtagtgtattatgagttgttaaaatcgactgaaacaaacgcaggcgatcgttatcgaacgcaactATTCcgttcgagccgagcattgaaaaacaaacggccgcaatacaacgagagacatgataaagtgattttacggCATGACAATGctggaccccatgttgcgaaagtggccaagacaaaaagggtgttttttttagagctatagaactttaaattgcaatgaaacaaccatggattattcgattgacatgaattttatttatccgcaagataatcttgtagcattatattttaaatatgatttctggcatatgaccgccacggctggctcggatgtaatccaatctggacgtcaaattttcgatgactttttccaacatttgtggccgtatatcagcaataacacggcgaatgttgtcttccaaatggtcaaggttttgtggctcatccgcatagaccaatgactttacatagccctacagaaagtagtctagcggtgttgaatcacaagatcttggaggccaattcacaggtccaaaacgtgaaattaggcggtcaccaaaagtgtatttcaataaatcgattgtggcacgagctgtgtgacattttgcgccgtcttgttggaaccacagctcctggacatcatggttgttcaattcaggaataaaaaagttagtaatcatagctctataccgatcaccattgactgtaacgttctggccatcatcgtttttgaagaagtacggaccaatgattccaccagcccataaagcgcaccaaacagtcagtttttctggatgtaacggtgtttcgacatacacttgaggattagcttcaatccaaatgcggcagttttgtttgttggcgtagccattcaaccagaagtgcgcttcatcgctaatggacgtagtgcgctatacgtattccgcacagaaccataattttcgaaataaaattgcactatttgcaagcgttgttcaggcgtgagttcattcatgatgaattgccaaaccaaactgagaataaatcacttgacagctgttaaatcggtcgccatcttgaacagtaatgccaacttaaagttatttacctcgaaaaaaacaccctatacttggaaacgttgataTGGGAAATCCTACCCCACACACCTAACACCttattctctagacgttgctcccttggactatcactaGTTTCGATCAATGTCattgccattgatcgaaactttcataagaccggaagcgCTGGTCAGCCGaccagtcttatgaagaagtaaaaaattggatggattcgtagatcgcttcaaaagatgaccagttttttcaacgcgggatttgtactctgcccgaaagatgggagaaagtagaaGCCGGAAAATGGCCGGaggatggacaatactttgaatgataaatgtataaccagttttttacaataaagcctcgaatttcaaaaaaaacggccgaagcaaagttgtacgcctatgtgaaaaaaaattaaattaaggaAGTGTATAACATCATAACGCCTTCATTGCTGTGTTTATTGAAATAATCTTGTAGGGCGAATATAGCTTGTCTTAATGCTGTCACTATTTTTTACCAAACAAGCTCAATGCGATTCATATTCGGAGAAGATAGAATTCACTTCATAGGTCTTTATAATTCCGTGAAATTTTATTCGATCCTTTACTATTGTTACACAGTATAGGATGAAGCAAAATTCAGCTATGAACTTTAATTCTTAAGTTATATACAAtaacattattcaaaaaatatttctcaagacatttttcatttgatgaCAAATGTAATTCAAAgtcaaaaaaggtttttttctttaatgtttCCCAGATTGCAAGCTCCATGTCCCGTAAATTTCAACCCAGCAGATTACTATATTCAAATATTGTCAATCATCCCAGGAAGAGAAGATTCTTGCAAACATGCAGTGAAAAGTATTTGTGATGCATTTGAAACGTCTTCAGTCgggataaaaataaaaaaagctaCTGCGGCTACAGTGAGTAAAAACTCCTTATCCTTAGCATCCTTGATGTGAAACATTCGCAAATTTCAGAAAGCTTCAGCCGCCATAGAAGATCCTTGGTCTCAACGAATGCAGCTCCTCAGTCCGTATAAAGTTTCTTGGATAGCACAATTCAGAGCAGTATCTTGGAGATGTTGGTTAGCCATTAAGAAAAACCCAAGACTCACTAGAGTCAAATTTTATCAAGTTTTTGTGAGTAGTACTGAACTCTCTTGTAATTGTTGTAAATATATTTTAAGAGTGATCCACTGCGAACATAACCATTCTCTTAATAGTTTGTTTCAGTTTTGATCAGTATTTTGTTTTGGAACCAGAAGTACGACCAAGTCGGTGTTCAGAATATCAATGGAGCTCTATTTCTCTTTTTAACCAATGCTACATTTTTGAACCTCATGGGAGTAATTCTAGTAAGTTGGTTGAGAATTATTTTCCTCTACAGGAATAGGACAAAACGCGATCTGAACGACAACATATCATTGCTAATATCATTGATATATAGGGTGCGCCATGGTTAAATCCCACATTTTGATTTCGAcgattttttctcaattcagGTAGCCATAGATTCTTGGGTGACGTTTAAAAACCTAGGGAGACCACTGAAGAAGATGCTGGTGCCTGGTGCAATCTTGATGCATGTAGAACATCTGCATCAGGAGAATAGCGCGTGGCATGTGTATGCTGTAACACCATCTTTTTGGTACCACGAGcagttttaaaatgaaaaaaatttcgagtggccatatttacggaactaCTAGTCAGATTTTGACAATGAAGCAATACACCGCGTCACTCAAAAACCGGCCAGATGGAcataatcgaatttgaagatAGATTCGTCACCAACGAATCAAACTTTTtcgtttgagatcattccaaaaattagACAAATTGTGGCGAAATAGCAGAGCGATCTGTTAGAGGAAAGAGTGGTCAAAAACATGGTGTTCTTCCGAATGATAAGGACAGAGAACGGTCAACTTAGTAGTTAACCACGAAATTTGAGATACCAAGCTGAAAACTTGAATAAACAGATATTTTGACATTCTAAAAGTTGTCTCAAAACCTACATATGGTAGGGTGTCCGCGACTATTAAAATCTAAGTTCAAAGGTCACAATAATAGTTTCATgggcattttttcaaatatctcgtTTCCTATAGgttttttgccatttttttgtcattatcaATTGTAGAAGGTAAAAGTCCCTACAACTTTTGTTTCGAGAAATGTTTTCGAGCAAAAAATCTGTAGGAAATGACCTTAGATTTCAATGGTCGCCGACACCCTACCATATGTAGGTTTTGAAACAACTTTTAGGATGCCCGAATACAAATGTTTACGAGTTTATAACTGGATATCTCAAATTCCGAGAATAGTATCtgcttttgatttttttctaagATGAGAGGACTATAACCCAAAGACAGATAGTCTCCGTCTATCTGATCATccaacatatttttttgaaatgtgaGAGCTGTTCGAGGGCCGAGGCGCACCCAatagatatgttttattttcatttcaattctatTCAGGATATTTTTTGGACATGTTTGTACTTATCAAATAATACGCTTCTTTCAGACTTTCTGTAGTGAACTGCCCCTTTTTCTTCGAGAACACAAAAATGGAATGTATCGAACGGACGTCTACTTTTTGGCCAAAATAGCGGCTGATATACCAATATACACACTCATAAACATGATGGGCACAACTATTTGCTATTTCTCCATAGGTCTCAATGATGAGTTCATCAGATACGGAACCTGTGTTGTAACTTGTGTTTTAGTCACTTTAGCAGTCATGGGAGCAGGTAATGAGAGTGAAAAAGTGTTTGTCACATGTATCAATTTATTGTTTTCAGGTTACATTATTTCCACCATATCGTCAAGTATCCAAATGGCGCAAACACTTGTTAGTTTTATTGTAACGCCATTCCTAATTTTTGGTGGTATGTTCCTGAGTATTACGTAAGTATCAAACTtacttttttcgatttatttGAAAGGTATACAGTGTGTGTATAAAGttaaaacaaaattcataatAGTTCAGTTAATTTGTGCTAAAAAGGCCCCTCACGAGAAAGTTTTGGGGTagtattgatattttcaattaggTATACATAATTTTTGGGGTGTTGAATCTGAAAATGAGGTTTGCTACCAAAATTTCGcgacgaaatattgaaaaaaagggaagtaaaaaaaataattttttggcatTTTTTTGCGTATAACTgggaaaatatcattttttcgtgaatgaccttcctatacaaaaatttgaatttgagaagTCTTGGATATAAATACTATACGTATTATTTCCTCAAtgtattcattgaaatcaatataaagaaataaactaaatttcaaaaagggaTTTTGATAATGCTTTTTTCTAAACTGATGATGGCTTTATAGTTTTATATAGGTGCCCACGCACCTTCTAGGTAAAGAATAGTTTATTGATTTACCTTTGTATCCATATTTAGATTGAACTGTACTCAAATATGTTTGGTATAAGAAAGTGTACTCtggaaaatgttttaattttgctcaataaacttataataataataataataatattaaaccCATCTGGATTGTATCgaaagaagaaatattattGAGTAGAAAACATgccattaataataaaataattaaaatctaGATAATGCAATTTTTCGAATTAGTTAAGCGTCTCCTGCTAAAATTTTCCAGTGGCATAGATATAAAGGTGCGATAATCCTATTCCTATTAAAAATCTACGTCACTGTCTTTTTCGAGAAAatgatttcatttctgaaataaaaagaGGTTCGCTTAAAAAAAAAGGCCTCATGAATTTTTTCGTAGAATAATGTAccgttttcgaaaaattcaagtaCAAAGGAAACACTActtagaaaaataaattatacagggtgtttcctaaacatgcggcaaaaattcagggggttgttccttggaccattctaagaatattttgtcctttgatgatttttgaaaaacctatttgtttcgaagatataggggaaacaaaatttcagataataacattttattatgaaaaattacatgaaaattcaactcaacctacaaaaactgttgaaaatgaccacctctagccagcata
It contains:
- the LOC123679903 gene encoding protein white-like isoform X2, producing the protein MSEETKLLLEPEEASGTSSSGNSDDYAYEISAKELRAWKNNYGALRGNEELIPVKKQITFSWCEINAYGQEPPDPNQNRVVSLIKKQEVGMKHILKNVSGVAHPGELLVLMGSSGAGKTTLMNCMTFRNLKSLTISGLVCINDQPVSQTQLAAQSAYVQQDDLFIGFLTVKEHLIFQSLVRMDAKLTYKERLQRVEEVMGELSLKKCENVPIGEPGVVKGISGGERKRLALAAELLTNPSLLFCDEPTSGLDSFMSLNVVQMLKAMAQTGRTVICTLHQPSSELFQMFDKIGLMAEGRTAFLGTPAEADKFFTKLQAPCPVNFNPADYYIQILSIIPGREDSCKHAVKSICDAFETSSVGIKIKKATAATKASAAIEDPWSQRMQLLSPYKVSWIAQFRAVSWRCWLAIKKNPRLTRVKFYQVFFVSVLISILFWNQKYDQVGVQNINGALFLFLTNATFLNLMGVILTFCSELPLFLREHKNGMYRTDVYFLAKIAADIPIYTLINMMGTTICYFSIGLNDEFIRYGTCVVTCVLVTLAVMGAGYIISTISSSIQMAQTLVSFIVTPFLIFGGMFLSITSVPPYLQWLADLSWFKYGNQALLINQWSNVGHIICDDSSFCPKNGLIVLASQGISPDQLVPSLIALVVLAILFRILSFFALLYKAYYYE
- the LOC123679903 gene encoding protein white-like isoform X1, whose protein sequence is MSEETKLLLEPEEASGTSSSGNHGVDERTHLLRRSSDDYAYEISAKELRAWKNNYGALRGNEELIPVKKQITFSWCEINAYGQEPPDPNQNRVVSLIKKQEVGMKHILKNVSGVAHPGELLVLMGSSGAGKTTLMNCMTFRNLKSLTISGLVCINDQPVSQTQLAAQSAYVQQDDLFIGFLTVKEHLIFQSLVRMDAKLTYKERLQRVEEVMGELSLKKCENVPIGEPGVVKGISGGERKRLALAAELLTNPSLLFCDEPTSGLDSFMSLNVVQMLKAMAQTGRTVICTLHQPSSELFQMFDKIGLMAEGRTAFLGTPAEADKFFTKLQAPCPVNFNPADYYIQILSIIPGREDSCKHAVKSICDAFETSSVGIKIKKATAATKASAAIEDPWSQRMQLLSPYKVSWIAQFRAVSWRCWLAIKKNPRLTRVKFYQVFFVSVLISILFWNQKYDQVGVQNINGALFLFLTNATFLNLMGVILTFCSELPLFLREHKNGMYRTDVYFLAKIAADIPIYTLINMMGTTICYFSIGLNDEFIRYGTCVVTCVLVTLAVMGAGYIISTISSSIQMAQTLVSFIVTPFLIFGGMFLSITSVPPYLQWLADLSWFKYGNQALLINQWSNVGHIICDDSSFCPKNGLIVLASQGISPDQLVPSLIALVVLAILFRILSFFALLYKAYYYE